From a single Phalacrocorax aristotelis chromosome 1, bGulAri2.1, whole genome shotgun sequence genomic region:
- the BPGM gene encoding bisphosphoglycerate mutase, which produces MAKYRLVILRHGEGAWNKENRFCSWVDQKLSSDGIKEARNSGKHLKALGFEFDLVFTSVLTRSIQTAWIILEEMGQEWVPIQSSWRLNERHYGALIGLNRAEMALNHGEEQVKLWRRSYDVTPPPITESHPYYEEIYNDRRYKCCDVSQDNLPKAESLKDVLDRLLPYWNEKIVPELKSGKMILISAHGNSSRALLKHVEGISDEDIINVTLPTGVPILLELDENLHPLGPHQFLGDQEAIQAAIKKVEDQGKVKSSEK; this is translated from the exons ATGGCTAAGTACAGGCTTGTTATCTTAAGACACGGGGAAGGAGCCTGGAACAAGGAGAATCGCTTCTGCAGTTGGGTGGACCAGAAGCTGAGCAGTGATGGGATAAAGGAAGCTCGGAACTCTGGAAAACACCTTAAAGCTCTGGGCTTTGAGTTTGACCTCGTCTTTACCTCTGTACTCACTCGTTCCATCCAGACTGCATGGATTATCCTGGAAGAGATGGGTCAAGAGTGGGTTCCCATTCAGAGTTCCTGGCGACTGAATGAACGTCACTATGGTGCACTGATTGGTCTCAACAGAGCAGAAATGGCTCTGAATCATGGGGAGGAGCAAGTGAAATTATGGAGGAGAAGCTATGATGTTACTCCACCTCCCATAACTGAATCTCATCCTTACTATGAAGAGATATATAATGATCGCCGGTATAAATGTTGTGATGTCTCTCAGGATAATCTCCCAAAGGCTGAAAGTCTAAAAGATGTGCTTGATAGACTCCTTCCCTATTGGAATGAAAAGATAGTGCCAGAACTGAAAAGTGGCAAAATGATCCTTATATCCGCTCACGGTAACAGTAGCAGGGCATTGCTGAAGCATGTGGAAG gCATCTCCGATGAGGACATCATCAATGTTACTCTCCCCACTGGTGTGCCCATACTTCTTGAACTTGATGAGAATCTGCACCCTCTGGGCCCTCACCAGTTTCTGGGTGATCAAGAAGCTATCCAAGCTGCCATCAAAAAAGTGGAAGATCAAGGGAAAGTAAAATCTTCTGAGAAGTAA